A part of Quatrionicoccus australiensis genomic DNA contains:
- a CDS encoding transglutaminase-like domain-containing protein produces MVRLRFSISLNYEILDRPADFIFNIQAAHTDCQTVLNESLLVSQAVPTTIHYDPVLRHRLLRLRAEPGLLGISYQAEVNIRHHQEAPEKIRELPIAELPTEVLPYLYPSRYCESDKLTLIANQEFGHLPTGYQRVEHIRRWVNQRTRFAPGSTNFNTSAVDTLHQRAGVCRDFAHLMIALCRALNIPARFSSGLDYGADPALGPTDFHAYVEVFLDGRWYIFDPSGTAMPMGFVRIGTGRDAADISFATIFGAIKSEVPLLNIEAIEDPARQLILPFHCQDGLSTDAPNR; encoded by the coding sequence ATGGTTCGCCTCCGCTTCTCGATCAGTCTCAATTACGAAATCCTCGACCGCCCCGCCGATTTCATCTTCAACATCCAGGCCGCCCACACCGACTGCCAGACCGTCCTCAACGAATCGCTGCTGGTCAGCCAGGCCGTACCGACGACGATCCATTACGACCCCGTCCTGCGCCACCGCCTGCTGCGCCTGCGCGCCGAACCCGGCCTGCTCGGCATCAGCTACCAGGCCGAGGTCAATATCCGGCACCACCAGGAAGCGCCGGAAAAAATCCGCGAGCTGCCGATTGCCGAGTTGCCGACCGAAGTCCTGCCCTACCTCTACCCGAGCCGCTACTGCGAGTCGGACAAGCTGACCCTGATCGCCAACCAGGAATTCGGCCACCTGCCGACCGGCTATCAGCGCGTCGAACACATCCGGCGCTGGGTCAACCAGCGCACCCGCTTCGCGCCGGGCAGCACCAACTTCAACACCTCGGCAGTGGACACGCTGCACCAGCGCGCCGGCGTCTGCCGCGACTTCGCCCACCTGATGATCGCCCTGTGCCGGGCCCTCAACATCCCGGCCCGTTTTTCTTCCGGTCTCGATTACGGCGCCGACCCGGCACTCGGCCCGACCGATTTCCACGCCTACGTCGAGGTCTTTCTCGACGGCCGCTGGTACATCTTCGACCCCTCGGGTACGGCAATGCCCATGGGTTTCGTGCGCATCGGCACCGGGCGCGATGCGGCCGACATTTCCTTTGCCACCATTTTCGGTGCCATCAAGTCGGAAGTGCCGCTGCTCAACATCGAAGCCATCGAAGACCCGGCGCGCCAGCTGATCCTGCCCTTTCACTGCCAGGATGGGCTGTCCACCGACGCACCGAATCGCTGA
- the hemB gene encoding porphobilinogen synthase, which yields MSSTGRFPGTRMRRMRRDDFSRRLMRESVLTVDDFIYPVFVLEGEGRVEKVASMPGVERQSLDVLLKTAERAVKLGIPAIALFPVVDASRKSLGAEEAFNPDGLVPTVVSALKREFPELGVITDGALDPYTTHGQDGLIDASGYVLNDETVAVLQKQALCHAAAGVDVVAPSDMMDGRIGSIRAALDGGGFIHTRILAYSAKYASAFYGPFRDAVGSAANLGKGNKYSYQMDPANSDEALKEVALDLEEGADMVMVKPGMPYLDIVRRVKDEFGVPTYAYQVSGEYAMIKAAALNGWLDEKSVVLESLLAFKRAGADGILTYFALDAAEYLKG from the coding sequence ATGAGTTCTACCGGACGTTTTCCTGGGACGCGCATGCGCCGGATGCGGCGTGACGATTTTTCACGGCGTCTGATGCGCGAGTCGGTCCTGACGGTCGACGACTTCATTTACCCCGTTTTCGTCCTTGAAGGCGAAGGCCGGGTCGAAAAGGTGGCTTCGATGCCCGGCGTCGAGCGCCAGTCGCTCGATGTTCTGCTCAAGACGGCCGAGCGCGCGGTCAAGCTCGGTATTCCGGCGATTGCGTTGTTTCCGGTGGTGGATGCGTCGCGCAAGTCGCTGGGTGCCGAAGAGGCATTCAATCCGGACGGCCTGGTGCCGACCGTGGTCAGTGCCCTGAAACGCGAATTTCCCGAGCTGGGTGTGATTACCGATGGGGCGCTCGATCCGTACACAACGCACGGCCAGGACGGCTTGATCGACGCCAGCGGCTACGTGCTCAACGACGAGACGGTGGCTGTGCTGCAGAAGCAGGCGCTCTGCCATGCGGCAGCCGGCGTTGATGTCGTCGCGCCTTCCGATATGATGGACGGCCGCATCGGCAGCATCCGGGCGGCGCTCGACGGTGGCGGTTTCATCCATACGCGCATCCTCGCCTACTCGGCCAAGTACGCTTCCGCCTTCTATGGTCCGTTCCGCGATGCGGTGGGTTCGGCGGCCAATCTGGGCAAGGGCAACAAGTATTCCTACCAGATGGACCCGGCCAATTCGGATGAGGCGCTGAAAGAAGTGGCGCTCGATCTGGAGGAAGGTGCCGACATGGTCATGGTCAAGCCCGGCATGCCCTATCTCGACATCGTGCGCCGGGTCAAGGACGAGTTCGGCGTGCCGACCTATGCCTATCAGGTCAGTGGCGAATACGCGATGATCAAGGCGGCAGCGCTGAATGGCTGGCTCGACGAAAAGTCGGTCGTGCTGGAAAGCCTGCTTGCCTTCAAGCGGGCCGGGGCCGACGGCATCCTGACCTACTTTGCGCTCGATGCTGCCGAGTATCTGAAGGGCTGA
- the yihA gene encoding ribosome biogenesis GTP-binding protein YihA/YsxC, translating into MPLFQQAVFLTTVANLRDLPQDSIREVAFAGRSNAGKSSAINTLAGRVRLAYVSKTPGRTQHLNYFTLADGKYFVDLPGYGYAKAPEAIRSQWEGLIGPYLSKRDQLAGLVVIMDIRRPMTDLDLKLIDWFRPTGRPIHILLSKADKLSRQEQTKALRSVTAEVATWGDAELYSVQLFSSLKKAGVEECEGVLAGWLDIEIKPKEMKPKEIKPKENKRPPDKGGPGAKKP; encoded by the coding sequence ATGCCTCTGTTCCAACAGGCCGTTTTTCTTACCACCGTCGCCAATCTGCGTGATCTGCCGCAGGATTCCATCCGTGAAGTCGCTTTCGCGGGGCGTTCCAATGCCGGCAAATCCTCCGCCATCAATACCCTGGCCGGGCGGGTGCGCCTCGCCTACGTCAGCAAGACGCCGGGCCGGACGCAGCATCTCAATTATTTCACGCTGGCTGACGGCAAGTATTTTGTCGACTTGCCCGGTTATGGCTACGCCAAGGCGCCGGAGGCGATCCGCTCGCAGTGGGAAGGCCTGATCGGCCCCTATCTCAGCAAGCGCGACCAGCTGGCCGGGCTGGTGGTGATCATGGACATCCGTCGGCCGATGACCGATCTCGATTTGAAGTTGATCGACTGGTTCCGGCCGACCGGGCGGCCGATTCACATCCTGCTGTCGAAGGCCGACAAGCTGAGCCGGCAGGAACAGACCAAGGCCCTGCGCTCCGTGACGGCGGAAGTGGCGACCTGGGGCGATGCCGAACTGTATTCCGTGCAGCTGTTTTCCAGCCTCAAGAAGGCGGGCGTCGAGGAATGCGAAGGCGTCCTCGCCGGCTGGCTTGACATCGAAATCAAGCCCAAGGAAATGAAACCGAAGGAAATCAAGCCCAAGGAAAACAAAAGGCCCCCGGATAAGGGGGGTCCGGGGGCCAAAAAGCCTTAA
- a CDS encoding c-type cytochrome, with product MIRTAALAILFATSLIANASEQAKVKADPAKGKVIAETVCVACHGADGNSAVSANPILAGQVPEYLAKQLHNFKSVDGKPAVRNNAIMAGMAAAVPDEEIANVAAWFASQKIKPAAAKDEKLIALGQKIWRQGDFKKGVPACAGCHGPSGAGLPAQYPRLAGQFQEYTEAQLKAFRSEERANDPEKMMRTIAAKLSDPEIKAVAEYIAGLR from the coding sequence ATGATTCGTACCGCGGCACTGGCAATCCTTTTTGCCACCAGTTTGATCGCCAATGCATCCGAACAAGCCAAGGTCAAGGCTGATCCCGCCAAGGGCAAAGTCATCGCCGAAACCGTCTGTGTCGCCTGCCATGGTGCCGACGGCAACAGCGCCGTGTCTGCCAACCCGATTCTGGCAGGTCAGGTTCCGGAATACCTTGCCAAGCAACTGCACAACTTCAAGTCGGTAGACGGCAAGCCCGCCGTCCGCAACAACGCCATCATGGCCGGCATGGCCGCCGCGGTGCCGGATGAAGAAATCGCCAACGTCGCCGCCTGGTTTGCCAGCCAGAAAATCAAGCCGGCCGCCGCCAAGGACGAAAAGCTGATCGCACTCGGCCAGAAGATCTGGCGCCAGGGCGACTTCAAGAAGGGCGTTCCCGCCTGTGCCGGCTGCCACGGCCCGTCTGGTGCCGGCCTGCCCGCCCAGTATCCGCGTCTGGCTGGCCAGTTCCAGGAATACACCGAAGCCCAGTTGAAGGCCTTCCGCTCCGAAGAGCGCGCCAACGACCCGGAAAAGATGATGCGCACCATTGCCGCCAAGCTTTCCGACCCGGAAATCAAGGCAGTTGCCGAGTACATCGCCGGCCTGCGCTAA
- a CDS encoding CBS domain-containing protein, whose product MKTLKQMLADKQHALAVVAPGDTVFHALSVMAANNVGALLVLEGEQLVGIFSERDYARKVILHGKSSKETPVREIMSDKVAYVTPGTSLDECMALMTEKHFRHLPVLNEDSSVAGIISIGDLVKETISSQQFTIAQLEHYISSRPDLPGDGATALNVPSPRQSEQQPAVCRH is encoded by the coding sequence ATGAAAACACTCAAGCAGATGCTTGCCGACAAGCAGCACGCACTCGCCGTCGTCGCCCCCGGCGACACGGTATTTCATGCCCTGTCCGTGATGGCCGCAAACAATGTCGGTGCCTTGCTCGTCCTTGAAGGCGAACAACTGGTCGGCATATTTTCCGAACGCGACTATGCCCGCAAGGTCATCCTGCACGGCAAGTCGTCAAAGGAAACGCCGGTCCGCGAAATCATGAGCGACAAGGTCGCCTACGTGACACCCGGCACCAGCCTCGACGAATGCATGGCGCTGATGACCGAAAAGCATTTCCGCCACCTGCCCGTACTCAACGAGGACAGCAGCGTTGCCGGCATCATTTCGATCGGCGACCTGGTCAAGGAAACGATCAGTTCGCAACAATTCACCATCGCCCAGCTTGAGCATTACATCTCCAGCAGACCAGATTTGCCGGGCGATGGCGCAACTGCCTTGAACGTTCCATCGCCCCGGCAGTCCGAGCAGCAGCCGGCAGTTTGCCGGCATTGA
- a CDS encoding protein-methionine-sulfoxide reductase heme-binding subunit MsrQ — protein sequence MNRPPDPRLLALIKGSLFLICLLPFVRLLWLSQHSFGMAEDPVELVQQSTGSWTLNFLLLTLCISPLRAITQQHWLLRLRRMFGLVTFFYASLHLLAFIGFEHEFAVDQISRGIFKHPFVSVGFAAFLLLIPLAATSNQWAIRALGGRKWQELHRNIYLVGILACVHYLWLSKLSEMIWPLLYTGALAALLAWRIRERRRKATPVTPQDTAKPLRFFKQRPE from the coding sequence ATGAACCGCCCACCCGATCCCCGCCTGCTTGCCTTAATCAAGGGCAGCCTCTTCCTGATCTGCCTGCTGCCTTTCGTGCGCTTGCTGTGGCTGAGCCAGCACAGCTTCGGCATGGCGGAAGACCCCGTCGAGCTGGTGCAGCAATCAACCGGTAGCTGGACGCTCAATTTCCTGCTGCTGACGCTGTGCATCTCGCCGCTGCGCGCCATCACACAGCAACACTGGCTGTTGCGCCTGCGCCGCATGTTCGGGCTGGTCACCTTCTTTTACGCCAGTTTGCACCTGCTCGCCTTCATCGGCTTCGAGCACGAATTTGCGGTCGACCAGATTTCCCGCGGCATTTTCAAGCATCCTTTCGTCAGCGTCGGCTTTGCCGCTTTCCTGCTCCTGATCCCGCTTGCCGCCACCTCCAACCAGTGGGCGATTCGCGCACTGGGCGGGCGCAAATGGCAGGAACTGCACCGCAACATCTATCTGGTCGGGATTCTCGCCTGCGTACATTATTTATGGCTGAGCAAGCTGAGCGAAATGATCTGGCCGCTGCTCTACACGGGCGCCCTCGCCGCCCTGCTCGCCTGGCGCATCCGTGAGCGGCGACGCAAGGCGACTCCGGTAACCCCCCAGGACACGGCCAAACCGCTGCGCTTCTTCAAGCAACGCCCGGAATAA
- a CDS encoding methyltransferase domain-containing protein yields MSAAFVDRQQVGRRFSRAAASYPQGDFFAREVDRRMQERLDYVKLEPGRILDLGCSRGGSFAGLTARYPQAELLGLDLAPAMLAQDQAPAGWLRRLGLAKSAGPQRLAADAAKLPLKTRSTALVWSNLLLHWLDDPLPVLAEAHRVLEVGGLLMFSTLGPDSLKELRTAFADGYAHTQRFIDMHDLGDMLVGCGFADPVMDMEVITLTYADLDAMFADLRAAGSGCAMVARRHGLSGRRAWAAARAAYEGLRRDGKLPATFEVVYGHAWKAEAKQTADGRAIVRFDTPRQK; encoded by the coding sequence TTGAGCGCTGCCTTCGTCGACCGGCAGCAGGTCGGTCGACGTTTCTCGCGTGCCGCCGCCAGCTACCCGCAAGGCGATTTTTTCGCCCGCGAGGTGGATCGGCGCATGCAGGAGCGGCTTGATTACGTCAAGCTCGAGCCGGGTCGCATTCTCGATCTCGGTTGCAGTCGCGGCGGCAGTTTTGCCGGCCTGACGGCACGCTACCCGCAGGCCGAACTGCTCGGCCTCGATCTGGCGCCGGCCATGCTGGCGCAGGATCAGGCGCCGGCCGGCTGGTTGCGCCGGCTCGGTCTCGCCAAGTCGGCCGGACCGCAACGCCTGGCTGCCGATGCGGCGAAATTGCCCCTGAAAACACGGTCGACCGCCCTGGTCTGGTCGAATCTGCTGCTGCACTGGCTGGATGATCCCTTGCCGGTGCTGGCCGAGGCGCATCGCGTGCTCGAGGTCGGCGGCCTGCTGATGTTCTCGACGCTCGGTCCGGATTCGCTCAAGGAACTGCGCACGGCCTTTGCCGACGGCTATGCCCACACCCAGCGTTTCATCGACATGCACGATCTCGGTGACATGCTGGTCGGTTGCGGTTTTGCCGATCCGGTCATGGACATGGAAGTCATCACCCTGACTTACGCCGATCTTGATGCGATGTTTGCCGATCTGCGTGCCGCCGGTTCCGGCTGTGCCATGGTCGCACGTCGACACGGGCTGAGCGGGCGCCGGGCCTGGGCGGCGGCGCGCGCCGCTTATGAAGGGCTGCGCCGCGACGGCAAGTTGCCGGCGACGTTTGAAGTGGTCTACGGCCATGCCTGGAAGGCCGAAGCAAAACAGACTGCCGACGGGCGCGCCATCGTCCGTTTCGATACGCCGCGCCAGAAGTAG
- the bioB gene encoding biotin synthase BioB yields MQQASSLAAVPAVSPTEAVPPWTLAEVLALYDLPLMDLIWRAQGVHRENFDPNAIQRSTLLSVKTGGCSEDCSYCSQSARYDTDTERERLMPLDQVVAAAQAAKDKGASRFCMGAAWKGPKDNDLDRVLDMVREVKALGMQTCVTLGMLKEGQAEKLKEAGLDYYNHNLDTDKEFYGQVIKTHTQEDRLDTLDQVRDAGINVCSGGIIGMGESRKNRAALIVQLANMPQPPESVPINNLVPIPGTPMADTARLDPFEFVRTIAAARITMPKSWVRLSAGRQEMSDELQALCFLAGANSMFYGDFLLTTGNPEADRDDALFARLGIKAI; encoded by the coding sequence ATGCAACAAGCTAGCTCCCTCGCCGCCGTTCCTGCTGTTTCACCGACTGAAGCCGTTCCTCCCTGGACGCTCGCCGAGGTGCTTGCGCTGTACGACCTGCCGTTGATGGACTTGATCTGGCGCGCCCAGGGCGTGCATCGCGAGAATTTCGATCCGAACGCCATTCAACGCTCGACGCTGCTTTCGGTCAAGACCGGCGGTTGCTCGGAGGATTGCAGCTACTGTTCGCAGTCGGCCCGCTACGACACCGACACCGAGCGCGAGCGTCTGATGCCGCTCGACCAGGTGGTCGCCGCCGCGCAGGCCGCCAAGGACAAGGGCGCCTCGCGTTTCTGCATGGGTGCTGCCTGGAAGGGGCCGAAAGACAACGATCTCGATCGCGTGCTCGACATGGTGCGCGAAGTGAAGGCGCTCGGCATGCAGACCTGCGTCACGCTCGGCATGCTCAAGGAAGGCCAGGCCGAAAAGCTCAAGGAAGCCGGCCTCGACTATTACAACCACAATCTCGATACCGACAAGGAGTTCTACGGTCAGGTCATCAAGACGCATACCCAGGAAGATCGTCTCGATACGCTCGACCAGGTGCGCGACGCCGGCATCAATGTCTGTTCGGGTGGCATCATCGGCATGGGCGAGTCGCGCAAGAACCGCGCTGCGCTGATCGTCCAGCTCGCCAACATGCCGCAGCCGCCGGAATCCGTGCCGATCAACAACCTCGTGCCGATTCCCGGCACGCCGATGGCCGATACCGCGCGTCTCGATCCCTTCGAGTTCGTGCGCACCATCGCCGCCGCCCGCATCACCATGCCGAAATCCTGGGTGCGCCTGTCGGCTGGCCGTCAGGAAATGAGCGACGAGCTGCAGGCCCTGTGCTTCCTGGCCGGTGCCAACTCGATGTTCTACGGCGACTTCCTGCTCACCACCGGCAATCCGGAAGCCGATCGCGACGACGCCTTGTTCGCCCGTCTCGGCATCAAGGCGATTTGA
- a CDS encoding ComF family protein, with protein sequence MSILTQPHSLRQLAGQFLDELLPASCLLCSADSGGSLLCPACADDLPLLPTALCPQCSLPTTFGERCGACLHEPPHFDATCSLFRYDFPLDRIVHALKYGHQLAVAEWLGDTLAARLTGQTFELIVPLPLHAQRLAERGFNQAAEIAAHLEKHLKIPVDRYNLQRTRATPAQAELPLKERHKNVRGAFECRSDFSGRHLLLLDDVMTSGATASECARVLKLHGAASVTVAVAARALKHSARHS encoded by the coding sequence ATGTCAATTTTAACCCAGCCCCATTCGCTGCGACAGCTTGCCGGCCAGTTCCTCGACGAGCTGCTCCCGGCCAGTTGCCTGCTGTGCAGCGCCGACAGCGGCGGCAGCCTGCTCTGCCCGGCCTGCGCCGACGATCTGCCGCTGCTGCCGACGGCGCTCTGTCCGCAATGCAGCCTGCCGACCACCTTTGGCGAGCGCTGCGGCGCCTGCCTGCACGAGCCGCCGCACTTCGATGCCACATGCTCCCTTTTTCGCTATGATTTTCCGCTCGACCGTATCGTGCATGCGCTCAAGTACGGACACCAGCTAGCCGTCGCCGAGTGGCTGGGCGACACGCTGGCGGCGCGCCTGACCGGGCAAACATTCGAACTGATCGTGCCGCTGCCTCTGCATGCGCAACGCCTCGCCGAACGCGGCTTCAACCAGGCGGCGGAAATCGCCGCACACCTGGAAAAACACCTGAAAATACCGGTCGACCGCTACAACCTGCAGCGCACGCGCGCCACGCCGGCGCAGGCCGAATTGCCGCTCAAGGAACGCCACAAAAATGTGCGCGGCGCCTTCGAATGCCGCAGCGATTTCAGCGGCAGACACCTCCTGCTGCTCGACGACGTGATGACCAGCGGCGCCACCGCCAGCGAATGTGCCCGCGTCCTCAAGCTGCATGGCGCGGCAAGCGTCACTGTGGCCGTCGCAGCACGCGCCCTGAAACATTCGGCGCGCCATTCGTGA
- a CDS encoding tRNA (cytidine(34)-2'-O)-methyltransferase: MFAVVLYQPEIPPNTGNIIRLCANTGAELHLVEPLGFDITDKHLRRAGLDYHEYARVVRHPDWTACKAALAGRRLLAMTTKGSSNLFAQVLQKDDVFVFGRETSGLPPEVLAEFAPEARLRLPMQAGQRSLNLSNAAAVTVFEAWRQAGFAASF, translated from the coding sequence GTGTTCGCCGTCGTCCTCTACCAGCCCGAGATCCCGCCCAACACGGGCAATATCATCCGCCTGTGCGCCAATACCGGCGCCGAACTGCATCTGGTCGAGCCGCTCGGCTTCGACATCACCGACAAGCATCTGCGCCGGGCCGGCCTCGATTATCACGAATACGCGCGCGTCGTCCGCCACCCGGACTGGACGGCGTGCAAGGCCGCACTGGCCGGACGCCGCCTGCTGGCGATGACGACCAAGGGCAGCAGCAACCTGTTTGCGCAGGTTCTGCAAAAGGATGATGTGTTTGTTTTTGGTCGCGAGACCAGCGGCCTGCCGCCGGAAGTGCTCGCCGAATTCGCGCCGGAAGCGCGTCTGCGCCTGCCCATGCAGGCCGGCCAGCGCAGCCTCAATCTGTCGAATGCGGCGGCGGTGACCGTATTCGAAGCCTGGCGCCAGGCCGGCTTCGCTGCAAGCTTTTAA
- a CDS encoding NAD(P)H-dependent glycerol-3-phosphate dehydrogenase gives MKITLLGAGAWGTALSIAFAGKHDVTLWSREEDVAVDLLKNRENRRFFPGHKLPPSVAVSIDFADAVSGADLLVIATPIAGLRPTVELLHAMASTQPILWVCKGFEAGSGKLPHQVVMEVLGENVVCGALSGPSFAEEVATGQPTAVALAANNPAFAREAARQLHTTRLRIYANDDLVGVEVGGAVKNVLAIATGACDGLGLGLNTRAALITRGLAEIARLGLALGAQRDTFMGLAGMGDLILTCTGDLSRNRRVGLALAENKSLPQILEELGHVAEGVYTAREVDQLARKLGVEMPISAAVAAVLDGRLTAAQAVDQLMARDPKEELA, from the coding sequence ATGAAAATAACGCTGTTGGGGGCCGGTGCCTGGGGCACCGCATTGTCCATTGCCTTTGCCGGCAAGCATGATGTGACACTTTGGTCGCGCGAGGAGGACGTAGCGGTCGACCTGTTGAAAAACCGGGAAAACCGTCGTTTCTTCCCCGGTCACAAATTGCCGCCTTCAGTGGCGGTCTCGATCGATTTTGCCGATGCGGTCAGCGGCGCCGATCTGCTGGTCATCGCGACGCCGATTGCCGGCCTGCGGCCCACCGTCGAGTTGCTGCACGCGATGGCTTCGACGCAACCCATACTCTGGGTGTGCAAGGGCTTTGAAGCGGGCAGCGGCAAGCTGCCGCATCAGGTAGTCATGGAAGTGCTCGGCGAGAATGTGGTCTGTGGCGCTTTGTCCGGGCCGAGTTTTGCCGAGGAAGTCGCAACAGGTCAGCCGACCGCCGTGGCGCTGGCGGCCAACAATCCGGCCTTTGCCCGCGAAGCGGCGCGCCAGTTGCACACCACGCGCCTGCGCATCTACGCCAACGACGATCTGGTTGGCGTCGAAGTCGGCGGTGCCGTCAAGAATGTCCTGGCGATTGCGACCGGTGCCTGCGATGGTCTCGGTCTGGGCTTGAATACACGGGCCGCGCTGATTACCCGTGGCCTGGCCGAAATTGCCCGTCTCGGCCTGGCGCTTGGCGCCCAGCGCGACACCTTCATGGGCCTGGCCGGCATGGGCGACCTGATCCTGACCTGTACCGGCGATCTTTCGCGCAATCGGCGGGTTGGTCTGGCGCTCGCCGAGAACAAGTCGCTGCCGCAGATTCTCGAAGAACTCGGGCACGTTGCCGAGGGCGTCTATACCGCCCGCGAAGTCGATCAGCTGGCGCGCAAGCTGGGTGTCGAGATGCCGATCAGTGCCGCGGTTGCTGCCGTTCTGGATGGCCGTTTGACGGCGGCGCAGGCGGTCGATCAGCTGATGGCGCGCGATCCGAAGGAAGAGCTCGCTTAA
- a CDS encoding SH3 domain-containing protein has protein sequence MNIRRTLASLFLLGIAGTAAALDYRSVDVPAAILYDAPSQKGKKLYLIKAQTPVEVVVRLDGWLKVRDAEGTLAWIESRQVSERRMLVVTAPKAEIRQSDKPESAVVAELDKWVAVEFIETASPGWAKVRHRDGATGYIRSAQVWGL, from the coding sequence ATGAACATCCGGCGGACTCTGGCCAGCCTTTTCCTGCTCGGTATCGCAGGTACGGCGGCGGCACTCGACTATCGTTCGGTCGATGTGCCGGCGGCGATTCTTTACGATGCCCCGTCGCAAAAGGGCAAGAAGCTCTATCTGATCAAGGCGCAGACGCCGGTCGAGGTGGTGGTGCGTCTTGATGGCTGGCTCAAGGTTCGCGATGCCGAAGGGACGCTGGCCTGGATAGAGTCACGCCAGGTCAGCGAACGCCGGATGCTGGTGGTGACGGCGCCGAAGGCGGAAATCCGTCAATCCGACAAGCCGGAGTCGGCGGTCGTGGCCGAACTCGACAAATGGGTCGCGGTCGAGTTCATCGAAACTGCTTCGCCCGGTTGGGCCAAGGTGCGCCATCGCGATGGCGCGACCGGTTATATCCGTTCGGCGCAGGTCTGGGGTCTATGA
- the secB gene encoding protein-export chaperone SecB, protein MEQNEQPIFGIEKLYVKDLSIEVPNAPEIFLEHDAPQVEIKLNSNGRGVGEGVFEVMLTVTVTATLGEKTVFLVEVGQAGIFRIVNVPDEQVEPLVAVACPNILFPYAREAISDAVTRAGFQPIVLQPVNFEAMYMQRLQEAQAAASTENTLQ, encoded by the coding sequence ATGGAACAAAACGAACAGCCCATCTTCGGTATCGAAAAACTCTACGTCAAGGATCTTTCCATCGAAGTGCCGAATGCACCGGAAATCTTCCTTGAGCACGATGCGCCGCAAGTCGAGATCAAGCTCAATTCGAATGGCCGTGGCGTCGGTGAAGGTGTTTTCGAAGTCATGCTGACGGTGACTGTGACGGCGACCCTGGGCGAAAAGACGGTGTTCCTGGTCGAAGTGGGTCAGGCCGGCATCTTCCGCATCGTCAATGTGCCGGATGAGCAGGTCGAGCCGCTGGTTGCCGTGGCTTGCCCGAACATTCTCTTCCCGTATGCCCGCGAAGCGATTTCCGATGCCGTGACGCGCGCCGGCTTCCAGCCCATCGTGCTGCAGCCGGTCAATTTCGAAGCCATGTACATGCAGCGCCTGCAGGAAGCCCAGGCCGCGGCTTCGACCGAAAACACCCTGCAGTAA
- the grxC gene encoding glutaredoxin 3, whose product MSAHVLMYTTAVCPYCTRAKQLLAARGVTAIEEVRIDIDPERRDEMMQRTKRRTVPQIYIGETHVGGCDDLYALDAAGGLTPLLAAGA is encoded by the coding sequence ATGAGCGCCCATGTCCTGATGTACACCACGGCGGTCTGCCCTTACTGCACGCGTGCCAAGCAATTGCTGGCGGCGCGTGGCGTGACCGCAATCGAGGAAGTCCGCATCGATATCGATCCCGAGCGGCGTGATGAAATGATGCAGCGCACCAAGCGCCGCACCGTGCCGCAAATCTACATTGGTGAAACCCATGTCGGCGGCTGCGACGATCTTTACGCGCTGGATGCCGCGGGCGGACTGACGCCCCTGCTTGCAGCCGGCGCCTGA
- a CDS encoding rhodanese-like domain-containing protein: MPIPMDFINQNILLISIIVISGVGLVWPMFMGSSANEVNPAAATLLINREDAIVIDVREADEFAAGHLPDARNLPLSKLADRVSEIEKYKDKPLIVCCTAGMRSAKGCGQLAKLGFTRTHSLAGGVDAWVGAGYPIKKGSRNK, translated from the coding sequence ATGCCGATTCCGATGGACTTTATCAACCAGAACATCCTGCTCATCTCGATCATCGTGATCAGCGGCGTCGGCCTTGTCTGGCCGATGTTCATGGGGTCTTCCGCCAACGAGGTCAATCCGGCCGCGGCAACCCTGCTGATCAATCGCGAGGATGCGATCGTGATCGACGTGCGCGAAGCCGATGAGTTCGCTGCCGGCCATCTGCCGGATGCGCGCAATCTTCCCCTGAGCAAGCTGGCGGACCGGGTGAGCGAAATCGAGAAGTACAAGGACAAGCCGCTGATCGTTTGCTGCACGGCCGGCATGCGCTCGGCCAAGGGCTGCGGCCAACTGGCCAAGCTCGGTTTCACCCGCACGCACAGCCTGGCCGGTGGCGTCGATGCCTGGGTCGGGGCCGGTTATCCGATCAAGAAAGGCAGCCGCAACAAATGA